Within Desulfobacter sp., the genomic segment ACGGGGTGAAATCAAAGCGGACGCTGGAAATACTCACATCGTTGTAAGTGAGCCCGGCCTTGGCCAGCAGGGTATTCATGATGGTCTCGTCATTGCCGCCGAAGGTCACCCCGATGTTGCGGCCCTTTAAATCCACAAGACGCTTTATCTCAGGCAGCTCAGACCGGTAGATCCACTGCATGGGATTGATCTGAAAAAGCTGGGCCAGAACCACCACGTCCGCCCCCTTGTCCAGGGCACGGATCACCTGGTCGGCAGAGGCCACACCGAAATCGGCATATCCCAGCTCCAATTCCTTGATGGCGTTTTTCTCGGGCCCGCCTTCCTTCACCTTCACGTCCAGGCCGGCCGCCTTGAAAAATCCGCCGGCATCGGCCATGATGTCCCCGGCCACAGAGGTATTGAACAGCCACTTAAGCCGGTAGTTTACAGTATCCCTGGCAAAGGCCGGAGATATGCTCAGGGCCAGGCAGAGTGTGATTCCGGCGGTTGCAATTAAAATCTTTCTCATCATCTTCATAAAAGCTCCCCTCCTTTTGGTGCAGACCATTTGGTTTTCATCTGTTCCCCCAGCGTTTCAAGCATGCCCTGGTAGATTGAAATGATGATACCGATCATAAACAGGGCCACCAGGATACCGGCCAGATCACTCTGGTACAGGGCGATACGGATACTATAGCCGATGCCGGCATCGGCAGCAATGAATTCCGCCACAATGGTGCCGGCCATGGCCAGGGTGGCGGAACCGGCGATCACCGTGGTCAGTTTGCTCAAATTCTCAAAGGCCCGTATCTTTACCTCAAGCTGCCATCGCATCCTTCCTGTGGCGATATAAAAGTGCTCGATGTCTGTAATCGGCGCCGCCATAATCCCCAGGACGGAAAGCAGCAGGGGGAAATAGCAGATCATGGACGCGATGAGCAGGCGGGAAAGGAATCCGTCTCCCAGGAGGATGAAAATGATGGGGGCCAGCGCCACAATGGGGTAGGCCTGGATATTGTAAGCCATCACCTTGATAAAGGACCCCACCCAGGAAGATTTTCTGCCCAGGATCCCCACTGTAAAGGCCATGATAATGGAAATCAACTGCCCGAGAACGGTGACGGACAGAGTGTTCATCACATCAAAAAAATATCCGGAGGCCACCCGCCCCGCCGTCTCACGTATTAATTCCAATCCGGGGATCACATAGTCCGACAACCCCACGGTATATTTGATGGCCATGAGCCCGGCCAAGGCCAGGACATAGACGATAAGAAACTGGTAAATCCGTCTAAACAGCATTCATGATCTCCAGCATGGTCCGGTCCAGCCCCTCTTTATCAGGAAGATATCCCTGACAATAATCCCGGCCCCTGACCACCAGGTTCTCCCCGTGCCCAAGAATCAGTATATCCCGGCAGAACCGGGCCACCTCAGTCAAATTGTGGGAAATATAAAGGAAAAGCCGGTCCGGAAAAATCTGCTTCACCGCCAGAATGATGGTCTCCCGCAGGGCCTCGTCAACGTTGGCCAGGCTCTCGTCCAGAATCAGCATGTCAAAGTCCTGAATCAGATACCGGATCAGGTTCATCCGGTTCTGCTGTCCCATGGAAAGCTGCGAAAAACGGGAACTCATCAGGGATTCCACGTCGAAAATCCGGATCAGTTCCTGTTTGAGCCCTTCTTTTCCCGGGGGACAGACCTTGTCCAGGTGACTGCCCGTACTTGACCAGCCCGGCAGCCGTTCCTGGTTATAGGAATAGAGAATAGTGGAAATCCCTTCATAGGTGAACCAACCGCTCCCCTGTTTCCCATTTCCGGCCACCAGCCGGGCAAAAGAAGTCTTCCCCACCCCTGACGGACCGAACACCGCATTAAACCCCGGGGCAGCCATGGAAAAACTTAAATTTTCCAGCACCGGCCGGTTTGCCCCCGGATATGTAAATGTCAGACCTCTGCACTCAAATCGCATATATCTCTCCACCACGATCTAACTCAAATTACCCATATCGGTTCCGCACCCAAAATTCAAGCAAAAGCCGGAAATATCCGGTCCAGACGCATGATTAAAGATTGGGAAGCATGGTCCCGAACTCCTTAAAATTTTGATGGAGTTCAAAGCATTTGCCCAGATCGTGGCAGATATGGCCGCAGGGACTGGTTTCAATGTATTTGTGCAGATAGGGCCGGTAGGCCGGATGGGCGCAGGTGTTGATGATCTTTTCCGCCCGTTCCAGGGGCCCCAGCCCCCGTAAATCGGCCAGACCCTGCTCTGTCACCACAATCTGCACGGAATGCTCATTGTTGTCCACATGGGGGGTCATGGGCACCACCGCGGAAATTTTGCCGCCCTTGGCGATGGAGGGGGTCATAAAAATGGAAAGATGGCTGTTCCGGGTGAATTCCCCGCTGCCCCCCACCCCGTTCATGATATGGGTGCCCAGAACATGGGAAGAGTTCACATTGCCATATATATCCATTTCCAATGCCGTATTCATGGCAATCACCCCCAGCCGCCGGATAATCCCGGGATGGTTGGAGATCTCCTGGGGCCGGAGCACGATTTTCTGGGAATAGAAATCCATATTATCCGTCAGTTTTTTGAGCTTTTCCGGCACAATGGTCAGCGAGGTGGCCGACGCTCCCAGCAGCTTGCCTGCATCAATGAGGTCCATCATGGAATCCTGGAACACCTCGGAATACATGTAAAAAGGCGGGATATCCGGATGGGACCCCAGCCCCGCCAAGACCGCATTGGCCGTATTGCCGACCCCGGCCTGGAAGGGAAAAAATTCTTCGGGAATCCTGCCGGCCGTCCGCTCGGCCAGCAAAAATTCGATGACATGGCCGGCAATTTTCTGGCTGACCTCATCTTCGCCGGTAAAGGCACTCACCTGGTCGGGTTCATCGTTCTCCACAATGCCCACCACCTTTTTGGGATCCACCTGGGCATAGGGCCAGCCGATCTTGGTCAGGGGAGTGTGAACGTTGATGGGGCTGCGCCGGGGCGGGGCCGGGATAATGAAAATGTCGGCCAGTTCCCGCAGGCGCTGGGAATGGCAGTGGTTGATTTCAATGATCACCTTATCCGCACAGGCCAGCCAGGTGGGGGAGGCGCCGATGGAGGAACTCAGGTAGACACGGCCGTCCCGGGTAATCTCCGTGGCTTCCACCACAGCCACATCCACCTTGCCGAAAAAGCCCGCCCCCACGGTCTGGGCCATGTGGGAGAGATGCATATCCACATACTCCACCTCCTGGCGGTTGATCTGGTCCCGGAGCGCCTTGCCGCCCTGGTAAGGCGCCCGCCAGGATATGGCATTGGCTTCCGCCAGCCCGTTGTCAATATAGTCCCCGGAGGACGCCCCGCTCAAAACCCTCAGGCGGAATTCCCGTCCCTGTGCCTGTTCTGCCCTGGCATGGTCGGCCAGCATGGCCGGAACAGCCTTGGCCCCGCCCGCCGGTGTAAACCCGGAAAAGGCCACGGTGTCACCGTGTTTGATAAGAGAGGTTACCTCATCTGTTGAAAGTATTGGATATCCGTTTATGCTCATCTTGCACCTAAAAATATATATAAACCCGTTTCCTGCCTCTGTCCGTATTTTCTTCCATGACAAGGGAACGGGTGGTTAACATTAAAAAACTTCAGGGGTTAAGCCACATCCATGATGAAAATTCAAGATTTTTTATTGCTTTCCACAAAGAAATCATTTAGTTTTACGGTTCGGAAGCCGGTGTAACTCAGTTGGTAGAGTAGTTCACTCGTAATGATCAAGTCAGCGGTTCGACTCCGCTCACCGGCTCCAGTAATTTCAAGCACATAGAGGCTCCTCGTCTATTCGGGCGGAGGGCCTTTTTTGTTTATTTCTCTCTATTTTGCACAAAAAAAGGCGGGAAATCCGCCTCAAATCCGCCTCATTTTTCAAGCCCTGATCTGGGTTCCCAATCAGAACCGAAAAGATTTTCTGATCAACCAGTATCAGTAACCTCAAACGATATCCTAATAAGGAAGCAAAGTTCATGAATAGCAAATCTGTGAAGTTTGATTTAGACGCTTTGATAGAAGAAAAAAACAGAGAATATGCCTCAAAGAGGATGGAAATCTTCTCAACCCCAATGCTATTTCCTGACGAGAATCTTATCAAAACAGATGGACAAACAAATAAGCATTTGTCTAAACAAATGCCTAAACAAACAACTGAACAAATCCCCCAAATGTTTTACACAAAACTGCCTGATTTTGACCTTTCCAAACGACCTGCCGACCTCAATCCAAATGAGTACAGAATCCTATATGAGATATATTTTCAAAGGCCATTCAAAGTCAGTGGAGAAGATAGAATAGGTAGCTCCCCCCAATTCCCAATTCGGTATGGAACCGTTAGAAACATACTAAAAAGATTAAAAAATCGTGGCTACATCTCCAATATAAAGCGAATTTCTTGCGGCCGAACATTAGGAACTAATTGTAGGATTGATGCAATGAAATGTGAGCCAATTTTTGGACCAACGCACATTGAAAATGTTACCCCAGAAAAGTATATTCATGAAAGCAAACAAATACACAAATCCTATAGAAAGATAGAAAGAGAGATTAAAAAGAAAATCTCTTTTTCTTTCAGTGAAACAAAATTCTGGAGCAGAGTAACAACTCAACCAAGATTTGAAAGAATACTGTCCAAAAAATATCTCCATAAAATTCCACCCGATATGCTTCAAACTATCGACAACCAGCTCTTTTATGCGGCAAACAACAAAGGGGTCATAAACGCAAAGTATCCTGTAGATTACTTTCTCGGAGGCTTAACAGATAGAGCGTTTGATCGTCCCAAATTCTTTCGCGACCTTGAAGGCAAACAAACAAACCGACCATTTGAATTGCCACAAGAGCGAGATAAAAGGCTTCGACAAAAAAAGCTAAAAAGACAAGAAACACAAATTCCACAGGAGAAGGAACCAAGTATGCATAATCATCTCAAGGCTGTAGAACCTCAATTCAAAACCTTCATTGAAAAAAAAAGTAATATCAGCCACTTAATCAATAAATTTAAAAGAAAATATTCTCCAATATCAACAGGACAAAAAAATGCCATCAATACCTATTTCAGAACAGGACAAATGAACGACAAATTGTACCTCATGTTGCATAAAGAATTTTATTATATTCAGTCTGATAACAACGAATCGGAACAAAGCAATTGAAACCATGTCTGCGATACCCATATCTAATCAATATGGAATCCGATGCGAGGAATACGCCCACCAAACCTCTTGGAATTCACCTGCAAGCGCAGGCAATTCTGTCCTTCTTGCCACTAGAAAAGAGTCATTTTTTCTGGCGATAGCGCGTCGCGGGAGCTACTCCAATGTAAAGTTTGTCTTTTTCTGTCGAAACGTGTTTTACGATAAAACCTTGGCTTTCTTCAATCAAATTAACAATTGCTGCACTACTCGGTTTATCTGCTTCTTTGGATGTGATTTGAATTTGATCCCCTTTGGTTACCTTGATATCTTCTTCACACTTTATACTGAATAAAATACCAATTTTACAATGATTTTCCACGATCCCTTCACCACGCTCGCAACCATTAATTTTAACATTAAGTTTAGGGATGTTCCCCGCACAGCATCTGGGGAAAGCACGGCGGTCTTTATTCGGATCACAATTGACCCTGACATATAATGCGCCGAACACATGGTTGAACCAGGGGCGTCTCTTTTGGAATATGTTTTTGATGATTTCATGCTTATCCTGGTATCGATACAGCATGTTATGATAATCAACATTTGATGTCAGCCACAATTTTCGAAAGTGATCAAGTAGAATAGCCCCAGTCTCATTCGGGTGGTCTTCATTCATTATAATCTTAAAAACTGGGAACTCTCCCCCGATGATATGTGTAGAGTGTTCTTCCGGGTAATTTTTGTTAATACGTAGATTGCTTCCAAATGTATAGGGTTGGTAATAGATCGTATCATCTATCACAATCATCCAGCAATTTGGGTTATGGCCGAAGTATTTTACTGTCCGTTGTAAGTCTGAATTGATTTCCAAGAATGTTAGTGAACGCTTGAAGTCCATGACCATCGGGCATGCCCCCCAAAAACAGTACAATGTGATATGTTAGGATCTCCGAGCTAAAAAGGAGATCAAGATGAAAAAGAAACGCTATTCTGAAGAACAGATCGTCAAAATTCTGCTTGAAGCCGAGAAACAGGAAAGACCTATCGCTGAATTCTGCAAGCTGGGAGGATTCTCCGAGCAAAGCTATTACCGCTGGAAAAAGAAATACGGTGGTATGTCCGTTCCGGATGTAAAGCTACCAGATAGACTCAATCAAGCCTGATGGTGAGAGCGCTATTTCACCGTCTGATATCAACGCAATGGTTCAAGGAGAACCGCTGGACCCATGGGACCTGCCGGCACCGTTACCTCTCATGTCCCAACCCGCCTTGGTTCAGGAATCTTCTGGCAGTGACTCGGATTATTCAACATTCTCTATGAATGCAGGTCTTTACCTGTCAGATACAGAAGGTATAGACAGTTCCGGCGATTTGTCTACTTTGGCGCAGACCGATGAGAAAGTGAACAATTCTCTAATTGCGGCTGTGTAACATTTGATCTCGCCCCGGCAGGTTCCCTGATCTGCCGGGGTTTTCCCCATTTTAAATGAGATTTCTTCTAAGTTAATTCAATGGCCATCTCTAATATTAACTGTACCAGTTAATGTTCGATTTCCTGCTGGCCGATTTCCCTTGGAGTGCATTCACGCACGAATCGGGACGGTACCAAAATGGAATCGATTATAAAATGGGCAAAAGTGGCAAAGGGAGGTTGTCAAAACGAGAGAGTTTTTATCGAAAACCACCCGTGACGGATTTACCCTAAATGTTTAATGGAACCCGATGAAGAAAAAAATACCATAATTAAGTTTTTCCAGGATCATATCTCCACCGCCGACGGCGAAAGATGCCCCATGGGCCATCCTGTTCGGAGGACGCTGACCATGAGTCATGGCCTGCCCCCGGCCGGGGCCAGTGTTGAAAAAACATATGTTTGTTAAAACATCCCCCTCCAAAAACCTTCATTAAAAATTATTTGTAAAGTAAATTTAATGTTTTCAACGAGTTGCTAAAAAAAACACAAAAAATAAGGAATTCCCTGATTGATTTTTCGATCCGGTCAGATTATGAAACTCTTTCTATTGTGCTGGATACTTAGGCAAGGATGGAGTTTTGGCACTGTTATTAATTACTAAATTAGCACTGACTTGTATAGAGAAAAAGGAGTAAAGCAATGAAATTATTGGCCAAATGGAGCGTGGGTGTTTTATTTGTTTTTACAGCAATAACGACAGCAATCGCCCAGGGCGGCGGGATTACCATAGATGCAAACGGCAACACGGGTATCGGCACAGAAACCCCCTCGGCGCCCCTGGATGTCAACGGCAACACCAAAATTACGGGCAGCCTCACCGTATCTGGAGATGTTGAGGCCCCAAGGGTTAAAGTGACGAACGCTCCGGTGGAAAACACGGATGCCGTGAACAAATCCTATGTTGACCCCTCCATTGCCTCGCTTCAGGCTCAGATTTCACAGCTTCAGGCCCAGGTCAATACTTTGTCCA encodes:
- a CDS encoding ATP-binding cassette domain-containing protein is translated as MRFECRGLTFTYPGANRPVLENLSFSMAAPGFNAVFGPSGVGKTSFARLVAGNGKQGSGWFTYEGISTILYSYNQERLPGWSSTGSHLDKVCPPGKEGLKQELIRIFDVESLMSSRFSQLSMGQQNRMNLIRYLIQDFDMLILDESLANVDEALRETIILAVKQIFPDRLFLYISHNLTEVARFCRDILILGHGENLVVRGRDYCQGYLPDKEGLDRTMLEIMNAV
- a CDS encoding succinate CoA transferase, with amino-acid sequence MSINGYPILSTDEVTSLIKHGDTVAFSGFTPAGGAKAVPAMLADHARAEQAQGREFRLRVLSGASSGDYIDNGLAEANAISWRAPYQGGKALRDQINRQEVEYVDMHLSHMAQTVGAGFFGKVDVAVVEATEITRDGRVYLSSSIGASPTWLACADKVIIEINHCHSQRLRELADIFIIPAPPRRSPINVHTPLTKIGWPYAQVDPKKVVGIVENDEPDQVSAFTGEDEVSQKIAGHVIEFLLAERTAGRIPEEFFPFQAGVGNTANAVLAGLGSHPDIPPFYMYSEVFQDSMMDLIDAGKLLGASATSLTIVPEKLKKLTDNMDFYSQKIVLRPQEISNHPGIIRRLGVIAMNTALEMDIYGNVNSSHVLGTHIMNGVGGSGEFTRNSHLSIFMTPSIAKGGKISAVVPMTPHVDNNEHSVQIVVTEQGLADLRGLGPLERAEKIINTCAHPAYRPYLHKYIETSPCGHICHDLGKCFELHQNFKEFGTMLPNL
- a CDS encoding ABC transporter permease subunit — protein: MLFRRIYQFLIVYVLALAGLMAIKYTVGLSDYVIPGLELIRETAGRVASGYFFDVMNTLSVTVLGQLISIIMAFTVGILGRKSSWVGSFIKVMAYNIQAYPIVALAPIIFILLGDGFLSRLLIASMICYFPLLLSVLGIMAAPITDIEHFYIATGRMRWQLEVKIRAFENLSKLTTVIAGSATLAMAGTIVAEFIAADAGIGYSIRIALYQSDLAGILVALFMIGIIISIYQGMLETLGEQMKTKWSAPKGGELL
- a CDS encoding ABC transporter substrate-binding protein, whose translation is MKMMRKILIATAGITLCLALSISPAFARDTVNYRLKWLFNTSVAGDIMADAGGFFKAAGLDVKVKEGGPEKNAIKELELGYADFGVASADQVIRALDKGADVVVLAQLFQINPMQWIYRSELPEIKRLVDLKGRNIGVTFGGNDETIMNTLLAKAGLTYNDVSISSVRFDFTPFLKKKVEIWPVYRNSQGVILEDKLAKEGESVRFFNPADYGVSFVANSVVTSGEVIKKNPERVKAFMTALMAAWEFSMDPANRDEVLAEIKKRDKNTADHIRERQLGVTRLLIKPNAGVKIGTIDRAAWIQTETIMIKEKQVKGPVHVETRLAGF
- a CDS encoding transposase is translated as MKKKRYSEEQIVKILLEAEKQERPIAEFCKLGGFSEQSYYRWKKKYGGMSVPDVKLPDRLNQA